The Haloplanus natans DSM 17983 genome has a segment encoding these proteins:
- a CDS encoding type I restriction enzyme HsdR N-terminal domain-containing protein: MELPDEQEFHEFIGEALQVAVVELAAAFPDQRHLEISWDTIETYNSEWSRTLRSNPDAFLRALEQALTTYPAIPPYGQVSFYDGTTNRADPPFIRLTDVPFETPIAEAPNRVGELVRVIGYVESLDDPEVRVAKAVYECSHCEHTHRMTVIGPESVSLSACPECGFKDGYQFDGLRSQMMDAQKGRIHPLDVTEDTTVDIELQHSLIDSLSLYEPVALTGQMYVEGETHQRSQLCLLVNNIESTDRTVHRPNVEAAETYLNAYVAEPEHFTADLREWMLRSTTVLSTQSLTEEEAQAKIITPLLHKLGWNVYSNNVRIEYSEPGGGGTVDYMLTDGSNQPLIPIEAKAPNIDLESAVGQLERYMQTFSCEIGLLANGREYRLYDLPPDAQQIRHRWTLDVRELPVNTAAVIGLRHDVAVAEDSLRAIYAAH, translated from the coding sequence ATGGAATTGCCCGACGAACAGGAGTTCCACGAATTCATTGGCGAGGCACTTCAGGTCGCTGTGGTTGAACTGGCAGCAGCATTTCCTGACCAACGTCATCTCGAAATCTCGTGGGACACGATTGAGACATATAACTCTGAATGGTCTCGTACACTTCGCTCGAATCCTGATGCATTCTTGCGGGCGTTAGAACAGGCGCTGACGACGTATCCAGCGATTCCGCCGTATGGACAGGTTTCCTTCTATGATGGTACAACCAATCGTGCCGACCCACCATTCATTCGATTGACCGATGTCCCTTTCGAGACACCCATCGCCGAAGCGCCGAATCGTGTTGGAGAATTAGTGCGCGTGATCGGGTACGTTGAATCGCTTGATGACCCCGAGGTTCGCGTGGCCAAGGCAGTATATGAGTGTTCACACTGTGAGCACACTCATCGTATGACAGTTATCGGTCCAGAGTCCGTATCCTTGTCTGCATGCCCGGAGTGTGGTTTCAAAGACGGCTACCAGTTTGACGGGTTGCGGTCACAAATGATGGATGCACAAAAAGGTCGTATTCATCCGCTCGATGTAACGGAGGACACTACTGTTGACATCGAACTTCAACATAGCCTGATTGATTCACTCTCGCTGTACGAACCGGTCGCACTGACGGGCCAAATGTACGTAGAGGGAGAAACCCACCAGCGATCGCAGTTGTGCCTACTGGTGAATAACATCGAATCAACCGACCGAACGGTTCATCGGCCTAATGTTGAGGCCGCAGAAACGTACCTCAACGCATACGTTGCGGAGCCTGAACATTTCACTGCCGACCTTCGTGAGTGGATGCTCCGGAGCACGACCGTCCTCAGTACGCAATCACTCACAGAGGAAGAAGCGCAAGCTAAAATCATTACTCCCTTACTGCACAAACTCGGCTGGAACGTGTATTCAAATAACGTCCGAATCGAGTATTCTGAACCTGGCGGTGGAGGAACTGTCGATTATATGCTCACTGATGGGTCAAATCAGCCGCTTATTCCAATTGAGGCTAAGGCTCCGAATATCGATCTCGAAAGTGCTGTCGGTCAACTTGAACGGTATATGCAGACGTTTTCATGCGAGATTGGACTTCTGGCAAACGGGCGGGAGTACCGTTTGTATGACCTTCCACCTGATGCACAGCAGATACGACACCGCTGGACCCTCGATGTCCGCGAACTACCCGTTAATACAGCCGCTGTTATTGGGCTTCGACACGATGTCGCGGTCGCTGAAGATTCGCTTCGTGCTATCTACGCGGCTCACTAG
- a CDS encoding DUF1156 domain-containing protein gives MANNLNISDELEPVAIEGNLPLKAVGVENLKEANPRVMPPHRYLHPWFARRPTPASRLALLASILPNNLSSDELLRLMQIGPSEEIEGSIEDYVTKKKATEDERSGNLNQHYGYPRLFTQTPTQEELESLHSILRERWDGDLPTILDPTAGGGVIPFESLRYQLPTKANELNPVPILILWLMLKYAPKVGSINDELNKWGEKINKRAKNNLREYFPAAESESDIDCYVCTHKITCPTCGSELPLVSKWSLRTRWDANDVFIHPSVTSDGNVEYECIKNEDDQEVDFDHKDGTVSRGGDAECLNCSVVIESSDVREMFKQGEMEFETYAVRYISRTGDYGFRAPREEDLEALNKIEKRKSSDYEFSTFLTTPVPEGAKTSEPRAHGVTKWSDIFSPHQLVSYFEYRKAFDYYKSQVKSQYEEEVAETILTVLALSMGKVIDRNSRFSPWDTTKGVPSNALGGKHLTLQKSFPVVNMSTEGIGSFQTSLSRIIDSYEEIVDYLPKNGDPAEVFCGDAADMPLENNSIQAAIMDPPYYSSVMYSELSDVFYVLLREFLADVYPPIFESQLTNKDDEAVANPSRFKSVAGSDSSNKKLANQHYETKMSAIFSEVYRVLEPGGVMTVMFTHKETDAWDTLTMSLINSGFTITSTHPITSEMPARIDTQGGGSADSTLLLVGRKPKTERAPEATPSLWNDVRSETREVAKAAARDLIESNLNLTKTDVIISAFGPTLRVFADAYPVVDDEDNEVKPRRALEEAREAVTQVLVDEYLEVEGINNLDDVTEWYVLCWLVHEAETFSYDEGRQLGLGIGVDIDEIKRSTKTWRKSRSDISLRGHNGRVQNINEKPENRSSRTPVNPDDLSFGLALDKVHAAMHVYDVQGESACCDWLRERNFDSDSTFKATLKALLQVLPHDHEDWELARDLAVGRTRDVLDLDFSPNVFAENSEQTQQTGIDDY, from the coding sequence ATGGCGAACAATTTGAATATCTCAGACGAACTCGAACCAGTAGCGATTGAAGGGAACCTCCCTCTCAAAGCAGTTGGGGTTGAGAATCTAAAGGAGGCAAATCCTCGTGTAATGCCTCCACACCGGTATCTCCACCCGTGGTTTGCTCGGCGGCCAACACCCGCTTCACGACTTGCACTTTTGGCATCGATTCTTCCTAATAATCTGTCCTCCGATGAGCTGCTTCGCTTGATGCAAATCGGTCCTAGCGAGGAAATTGAGGGCAGTATTGAGGACTATGTGACAAAAAAGAAAGCCACAGAAGATGAACGCAGTGGCAATCTGAATCAACATTATGGGTATCCACGCTTGTTTACACAAACACCCACTCAAGAAGAACTTGAGTCACTTCATTCAATCCTCAGGGAAAGGTGGGACGGAGACTTACCAACTATACTAGATCCTACTGCTGGTGGTGGGGTCATTCCTTTTGAATCACTTCGTTATCAGTTACCAACAAAAGCGAACGAACTCAACCCGGTCCCGATCCTGATTCTCTGGTTGATGTTGAAATATGCACCCAAAGTCGGATCTATCAACGACGAACTCAATAAGTGGGGCGAAAAGATAAATAAAAGAGCAAAAAACAACCTTAGAGAATACTTTCCTGCTGCCGAGTCAGAAAGCGACATCGATTGCTACGTCTGCACTCATAAAATCACGTGCCCAACGTGCGGCTCGGAACTTCCTCTCGTATCAAAGTGGTCCCTACGGACGAGATGGGATGCGAATGACGTATTCATTCACCCTAGCGTAACATCTGACGGAAATGTTGAGTACGAGTGTATAAAAAACGAAGATGACCAAGAGGTCGATTTCGATCATAAAGACGGAACTGTCTCCAGAGGTGGTGATGCCGAATGCCTAAACTGTAGTGTCGTGATCGAATCCTCTGATGTTCGCGAGATGTTCAAACAAGGAGAGATGGAATTCGAAACGTATGCTGTCAGATATATTTCTAGGACCGGAGATTACGGTTTCCGTGCACCACGAGAGGAGGACCTTGAGGCACTAAACAAAATAGAGAAGCGAAAATCATCAGATTATGAATTCTCAACATTCCTAACCACACCAGTTCCAGAAGGTGCAAAAACTAGTGAACCTCGCGCACATGGGGTCACTAAATGGAGCGATATTTTCAGTCCACATCAGCTTGTTTCGTACTTTGAATATCGGAAAGCGTTTGACTACTATAAGTCTCAAGTCAAGAGTCAATATGAGGAAGAGGTTGCAGAGACGATCCTGACCGTCCTGGCATTATCTATGGGTAAAGTGATTGATCGCAATTCCCGCTTCTCACCTTGGGATACTACCAAGGGCGTCCCATCAAATGCTCTTGGTGGTAAGCACTTAACGCTACAAAAGTCGTTCCCCGTCGTTAATATGTCAACAGAAGGTATTGGGAGCTTCCAAACCTCGCTAAGCCGAATTATCGATTCCTATGAGGAGATCGTCGACTATCTACCAAAGAATGGGGATCCAGCAGAGGTCTTCTGTGGTGATGCGGCAGATATGCCGCTCGAAAATAACTCTATTCAAGCGGCAATTATGGACCCGCCATATTACAGTAGCGTGATGTATTCTGAGCTATCGGACGTCTTCTATGTCCTACTCCGAGAATTTCTCGCAGACGTTTATCCGCCGATCTTTGAATCACAATTAACAAATAAAGACGATGAAGCCGTCGCAAATCCTAGTAGATTTAAATCAGTTGCTGGAAGCGACTCTTCAAACAAAAAGTTAGCAAATCAGCACTATGAAACCAAGATGAGCGCAATCTTCTCAGAGGTATATCGGGTTCTAGAACCAGGAGGAGTAATGACTGTGATGTTCACGCATAAAGAAACGGATGCGTGGGACACGCTTACTATGTCTCTGATAAATTCTGGGTTCACCATTACATCTACTCACCCCATCACAAGTGAAATGCCTGCTAGAATTGACACTCAAGGTGGGGGATCTGCTGATAGTACACTTCTACTAGTTGGTAGAAAACCAAAGACCGAAAGAGCACCTGAAGCAACCCCTTCTCTCTGGAACGATGTGAGGTCTGAAACCCGGGAAGTCGCAAAGGCAGCTGCTCGTGATCTTATTGAATCAAATTTGAACCTAACAAAAACGGACGTCATCATCAGTGCATTTGGCCCGACGCTGCGTGTATTCGCGGACGCGTATCCGGTGGTCGACGACGAGGACAATGAGGTCAAACCCCGCCGCGCGCTCGAAGAAGCTCGTGAGGCGGTCACGCAAGTCTTGGTCGACGAGTATCTCGAAGTCGAAGGCATCAACAACCTTGACGACGTCACAGAGTGGTACGTCCTCTGCTGGCTCGTCCACGAAGCGGAGACGTTCTCCTACGACGAAGGGCGACAGTTGGGTCTCGGTATCGGTGTCGACATTGACGAGATCAAGCGCAGCACGAAGACATGGCGCAAGAGCCGCAGCGATATCAGCCTCCGTGGACACAATGGCCGCGTCCAGAACATCAACGAGAAGCCCGAGAACCGCTCCAGCCGGACGCCGGTGAACCCCGACGACCTCTCGTTCGGCCTCGCGCTGGACAAGGTTCATGCCGCAATGCACGTCTATGACGTCCAAGGAGAGAGCGCCTGCTGCGACTGGCTTCGTGAACGGAACTTCGACTCCGACTCAACGTTCAAAGCTACGCTCAAGGCGCTTCTTCAGGTTCTGCCACACGACCACGAAGACTGGGAACTTGCTCGCGATCTCGCTGTCGGACGTACCCGAGACGTACTCGATCTCGACTTCAGTCCGAACGTCTTCGCCGAGAACAGCGAGCAAACTCAGCAAACAGGGATCGACGACTACTAG
- a CDS encoding DUF7680 family protein, which produces MTSHPTPDADATPPLGPEEETIGGGQFGSSVYGGRPTFALVRRDDADGASLTLYELLPEAQATARRDRLQRGNPNRGLVTETFGSVFGESADSEVDRWEWDAWVAVKVTQLSESRLRAILPLVRETLGDADLDESALATGGATEVFLPETVGVRLALAFLGVKPIQRVDRMRAFCRGIARMSDEECYYWHAKCRSPSSPNGEKALRTLLTDHVN; this is translated from the coding sequence ATGACGTCCCACCCTACCCCTGACGCAGACGCGACGCCACCACTCGGGCCCGAGGAAGAAACAATCGGAGGGGGTCAGTTCGGCAGTAGCGTCTACGGGGGTCGCCCGACCTTCGCGCTCGTCCGTCGCGACGACGCCGACGGTGCATCGCTGACGCTGTACGAGCTGTTACCCGAGGCACAGGCAACCGCTCGTCGCGACCGTCTCCAGCGTGGAAATCCAAACCGCGGCCTAGTGACCGAAACATTCGGATCGGTGTTCGGGGAGTCAGCAGATTCAGAGGTCGACAGATGGGAGTGGGATGCCTGGGTGGCGGTGAAGGTCACGCAACTATCTGAGAGTCGGCTCCGGGCCATTCTCCCACTAGTACGAGAAACGCTCGGTGATGCCGATTTAGATGAGTCTGCTCTCGCCACTGGGGGTGCAACCGAAGTATTCCTCCCAGAGACGGTTGGCGTTCGACTGGCACTAGCCTTCCTCGGCGTGAAGCCCATCCAGCGGGTCGACCGGATGCGAGCGTTCTGTCGTGGCATCGCACGAATGAGTGACGAAGAGTGCTACTACTGGCACGCGAAGTGTCGGTCGCCGTCGTCTCCGAACGGCGAGAAGGCACTACGGACGCTGCTAACGGACCACGTAAATTGA
- a CDS encoding ATP-binding protein yields MSSSDYPSLFEACTPRGDVLDGTLQEDQFAASLATVAHSPDDSAPVYRNATQFFDMTYPTDGLRTLLSNLTGRFLAADGYDSGGYSSSILCLDTRFGGGKTHDLIASYHLANNPTDIGDLSRHLVEREDDLGAAYLDAVDQGLDVDTSVFVGGHVDARNARSDRSDPNAPNTRTMWGEIAYQLYGLDGYEYLKEYDQDRNAPGGNTLKGLFELGDGPTLILIDEIAAYLEAASAVEVGNATLASQTLSFVLSLLETASEVDEVTVVYSIADTAFEEEAEEVRTLIDELNQIGRRQHKTVTPTSENEVGQVLQHRLFEDIERGQAERLAESYFQYYADSDRQFPQEATDASFVDRLEREYPFHPTIIDTLTEKIDTIPKFQRTRGALKLLARAVYYLWNHQPDHYDRHWIRLYDLTPADNAPDGSIDSTLHETLFEFVDLSAAVSADIYSEDNTAHAQLEDRKWTEKGIPPLGGHLTTTVLWHSLAYGEQATGLTRAEMNAALGHPDIRFDNYDSALEALSGGDMNVACYYLYDEERVRFKSDPNLIRIIDQRVDNTPDAQARNRFESRLENSEIGTGGFKTVVFPESPADLPDKVSKPQLAVMHMDTAPVSDGGSEIPEKIQTLYQKSASKHGGETQSRVYKNYILFLAPDKERIQGAIDEARQLEAIEALLDDSQQTADLSNEQIEELRERRDQTHGLLGELVRGVYRHLYYVDRDGLTHLAINATEANGGTTLVNAVEETLEDRLIRADAGPKGVAFFKQKLWQQTQDSMTTEQLVTQFAKKPGLPYLLNTKPLRKTIAKMVDDAGYTYWDSTAGENGLAYWDGDEDDRPENWRKANPLTGSPDVRTSIRDSDVKIGDEYVVYTDVNALLDVHHDIIRPPETEETTCAEPGCEVEVDEEGEYCSQHEPDDLECSNCGKTVASQSGLNPRGLCAECAQPQDWERSTSVMAASRAFNEVRTHALGKSSSGSGPGIDRITIEVGGDDQLSKGSFIAQRQAFKNRADNVSVRMRYKTESSSGASYQADFTGGIDEFSRVTNQPDPFDGASLVELKFRVDLSDPEPITDGDDDLLAELQDELGSTNIDVKVQGRGPVEVPAEVQQ; encoded by the coding sequence ATGAGTAGCTCAGACTATCCGAGTCTGTTTGAGGCGTGTACTCCTCGGGGAGATGTCCTCGACGGGACGCTACAGGAGGATCAGTTCGCAGCTAGCCTGGCGACTGTCGCTCATTCGCCGGATGACTCCGCTCCGGTCTATCGGAATGCGACGCAGTTCTTCGATATGACGTACCCGACTGACGGGCTGCGGACGCTCCTGAGTAATCTCACGGGACGGTTCCTCGCCGCTGACGGATACGACAGCGGCGGGTATTCCAGCAGTATTCTGTGTCTAGACACCCGCTTCGGTGGGGGTAAGACGCACGACCTCATCGCCTCGTACCATCTGGCGAATAATCCGACTGATATTGGCGATCTCAGTCGCCATCTCGTAGAGCGTGAGGACGACCTCGGTGCTGCCTATCTGGATGCGGTAGATCAGGGTCTTGATGTCGACACCTCCGTCTTCGTTGGAGGACACGTCGACGCTCGAAATGCCCGGAGCGATCGGTCAGACCCGAACGCTCCGAACACGCGGACGATGTGGGGCGAAATCGCCTACCAGCTGTATGGCCTCGATGGCTACGAGTATCTCAAAGAGTATGACCAAGACCGGAACGCACCTGGCGGGAACACGCTGAAGGGGCTGTTCGAGCTCGGTGATGGTCCTACCCTCATCCTTATCGACGAGATTGCAGCCTACCTCGAGGCGGCGTCCGCGGTCGAAGTCGGGAACGCGACGTTAGCCAGTCAGACCCTGAGCTTCGTTCTCTCACTCCTCGAAACCGCGTCAGAGGTCGACGAGGTCACGGTCGTATACAGTATCGCAGACACTGCCTTCGAGGAAGAGGCAGAGGAAGTTCGGACACTCATCGACGAACTGAACCAGATCGGCCGTCGGCAACACAAGACGGTCACCCCGACCTCAGAGAACGAGGTAGGACAGGTTCTCCAGCACCGGCTCTTCGAGGACATCGAACGGGGGCAGGCCGAGAGACTCGCGGAGTCATACTTCCAGTACTACGCTGACAGCGACCGACAGTTCCCGCAGGAGGCGACGGACGCCAGCTTCGTGGACCGGCTGGAACGCGAGTACCCGTTCCATCCGACGATCATCGATACACTCACCGAGAAGATCGATACGATCCCCAAGTTCCAGCGAACTCGGGGCGCGCTGAAGCTCCTCGCACGAGCAGTCTACTACCTCTGGAACCATCAGCCCGACCACTACGACCGCCACTGGATTCGACTCTACGACCTCACGCCCGCCGACAACGCTCCTGACGGGAGTATCGACTCGACGCTTCATGAGACGCTGTTCGAATTCGTCGACCTGAGCGCGGCTGTCTCGGCCGACATATACAGCGAAGATAACACTGCCCACGCTCAGCTCGAAGACCGCAAGTGGACAGAGAAAGGGATTCCACCGCTCGGCGGCCATCTGACGACAACTGTCCTCTGGCATAGCCTCGCCTACGGGGAGCAGGCAACCGGACTCACGCGTGCGGAGATGAACGCCGCACTCGGCCACCCCGACATCCGTTTCGACAACTACGACTCGGCGTTGGAGGCGCTGTCTGGCGGAGACATGAACGTCGCGTGCTACTACCTCTACGACGAGGAGCGAGTTCGGTTCAAGTCCGATCCGAATCTCATCCGTATCATCGACCAGCGGGTGGACAACACGCCCGACGCGCAGGCTCGGAATCGATTCGAATCGCGGTTGGAGAACTCCGAGATCGGAACTGGCGGCTTCAAAACTGTCGTCTTCCCGGAGTCACCGGCCGACCTCCCCGACAAGGTCTCCAAGCCGCAGCTCGCGGTGATGCACATGGATACCGCTCCCGTCTCCGATGGCGGGAGTGAGATTCCGGAGAAGATCCAGACGCTGTACCAGAAATCCGCTTCCAAGCACGGCGGCGAGACCCAGAGTCGGGTCTACAAGAACTACATCCTCTTCCTCGCCCCTGACAAGGAACGAATCCAAGGTGCAATCGACGAGGCCCGTCAGCTGGAAGCCATCGAGGCACTCCTTGACGATTCCCAACAGACAGCCGATCTCTCCAACGAGCAGATCGAAGAGCTCCGTGAGCGCCGTGACCAGACGCACGGACTCTTGGGTGAACTCGTCCGCGGGGTTTACCGTCACCTGTACTACGTCGACCGAGACGGCCTGACGCATCTAGCGATCAACGCTACGGAAGCGAACGGTGGCACGACGCTCGTGAACGCCGTCGAGGAAACACTCGAAGACCGGCTGATTCGCGCCGACGCGGGGCCGAAGGGAGTCGCGTTCTTCAAACAGAAGCTCTGGCAGCAGACCCAGGACAGCATGACCACCGAACAGCTGGTCACGCAGTTCGCGAAGAAGCCTGGGCTTCCGTATCTCCTCAACACCAAGCCGCTTCGGAAGACGATAGCGAAGATGGTAGACGATGCCGGCTACACCTACTGGGACAGCACCGCCGGCGAAAACGGCCTCGCGTACTGGGACGGCGACGAGGACGACCGTCCCGAGAACTGGCGGAAGGCCAATCCACTCACCGGGTCGCCGGACGTCCGCACGAGCATTCGTGATTCGGACGTCAAGATCGGCGACGAGTACGTCGTCTACACCGATGTCAACGCGCTCCTCGACGTCCACCACGACATCATCCGACCTCCAGAGACCGAAGAGACGACGTGTGCAGAGCCGGGGTGCGAGGTCGAAGTCGATGAAGAAGGAGAGTACTGCTCACAGCACGAGCCGGATGACCTCGAGTGTTCCAACTGTGGGAAGACGGTCGCGAGTCAGAGTGGACTGAACCCCCGTGGGCTCTGTGCCGAGTGTGCCCAGCCTCAGGACTGGGAGCGCTCAACGAGCGTGATGGCTGCCTCCCGAGCCTTCAACGAGGTTCGAACGCATGCCCTCGGGAAGTCCTCCTCGGGTAGCGGTCCGGGAATCGACCGCATCACCATCGAAGTCGGTGGCGACGATCAGCTGTCGAAAGGGTCGTTCATCGCCCAACGCCAAGCGTTCAAGAACCGGGCGGACAACGTTTCGGTACGGATGCGGTACAAGACGGAGTCGTCGAGCGGGGCGTCATACCAGGCCGACTTCACCGGCGGTATCGACGAGTTCTCCCGCGTGACGAACCAGCCGGACCCGTTCGACGGCGCGTCCCTCGTCGAACTGAAGTTCCGTGTCGACTTGAGCGACCCCGAGCCGATCACGGACGGGGATGACGATCTGCTCGCGGAGCTCCAGGACGAACTCGGGTCGACGAATATCGACGTGAAGGTTCAAGGACGAGGACCGGTCGAAGTGCCCGCAGAGGTTCAGCAATGA
- a CDS encoding DUF4143 domain-containing protein codes for MTEESRAEDFIADAERHNEWWSEGVGQDLEEATNLTPRSDFHKVLEAVHEQDKKGTDNLVYPIYGSTGIGKTTLLYQLIAALIGTTEFPPKDPEFDIVSSTSPRQILYLPLEESQYHLERPNEGIERLKQVIDYFYTHIAPRHGRKYILLDDVDILNLDENEKETLLEFVNEDTYLFLTGIVRDQVNLRELTKADKIDHVEHPWGVLPMKFVDTIGHPEDEGGLSVDFNHEFREQLESLRSDRISGPNPIKDVRRELNLKSSDTGIDSAVESLSSLFFDFFDSSERDDLHDAARDYLRKGGTLHQTDRSSVRNEIVRSHFLLYLYKGLAKYGSIQNPENLHRLSSIAASQGGEELQYTEISDRIGVDRRTVDSYLDILDDGIAVTESHDYSLRRHRRTRLYLRNPRHVVLLSQRQEHFGFEEYSHQNDLNFDFEYKLARTVAFDHAMRLSFAVKAYEVEYCPTDAGLVDYVLHREGKVLPFILSYHPHTELAEQIATEFDPSVGQHTEDDSEDLRELDYEAPYRFIITDSLPKEVRENESLVVEKDDVSICYLPFWLFLLIC; via the coding sequence ATGACTGAGGAATCCCGAGCCGAGGATTTCATCGCCGACGCCGAGCGTCATAACGAATGGTGGAGCGAGGGGGTAGGTCAAGATCTGGAGGAGGCTACAAACCTCACTCCTCGTTCAGACTTCCACAAGGTTCTGGAAGCGGTACACGAACAGGATAAAAAGGGTACCGACAACTTAGTTTATCCAATCTACGGGTCAACTGGAATTGGCAAGACGACGCTCCTGTATCAGCTCATCGCAGCGTTAATTGGGACTACCGAATTTCCTCCAAAAGACCCTGAATTCGACATAGTCTCTTCTACCTCTCCGCGTCAAATACTCTATCTCCCTCTCGAGGAATCCCAATATCATCTAGAACGACCTAATGAGGGAATAGAGCGGCTGAAACAGGTGATAGACTACTTCTACACTCACATCGCTCCCCGGCATGGAAGGAAATATATTCTCCTCGACGATGTCGACATTCTCAATCTCGATGAGAATGAGAAGGAGACTCTCTTAGAGTTCGTAAATGAGGACACGTATCTGTTCTTGACAGGGATCGTCAGGGACCAAGTCAATCTTCGTGAGCTGACGAAGGCGGATAAGATCGATCACGTCGAACATCCCTGGGGAGTTCTTCCGATGAAATTCGTCGACACCATCGGGCATCCAGAAGATGAGGGAGGACTGAGTGTTGATTTCAACCACGAGTTTAGAGAGCAACTTGAATCCCTCCGATCTGATCGGATTTCTGGCCCGAATCCGATCAAAGATGTTCGGAGAGAACTCAACCTGAAATCATCCGACACAGGCATTGATTCCGCAGTCGAGTCACTCAGCTCGCTCTTTTTCGACTTCTTCGATTCTTCCGAACGCGACGATCTACACGACGCTGCGCGCGATTATCTGAGAAAAGGTGGTACACTGCACCAGACTGATCGCTCCTCCGTCAGAAACGAGATTGTCCGTTCGCACTTCCTCCTATACCTCTACAAGGGACTAGCAAAATACGGCTCCATTCAGAATCCCGAGAACCTTCATCGGCTGAGTTCGATTGCTGCCAGTCAGGGGGGCGAGGAACTCCAATATACAGAAATAAGCGACCGAATCGGCGTCGACAGACGAACGGTCGATAGCTACCTCGACATCCTCGACGATGGAATCGCAGTAACCGAGTCTCACGACTATTCGTTGCGGCGCCACCGACGAACGCGACTCTATCTTCGCAATCCTCGACACGTTGTGCTACTCTCACAGCGCCAGGAACACTTCGGATTCGAGGAATACAGTCATCAGAACGACCTCAATTTCGACTTCGAGTACAAATTGGCTCGGACTGTGGCGTTCGACCACGCGATGCGTCTGTCCTTCGCGGTGAAAGCATACGAAGTCGAGTACTGTCCGACTGACGCGGGATTAGTTGATTATGTTCTCCATCGAGAGGGGAAAGTGCTGCCGTTCATTCTATCTTACCATCCACATACTGAGTTGGCAGAGCAAATCGCGACGGAGTTCGACCCCAGTGTCGGGCAGCATACTGAGGACGATAGTGAGGATCTCCGTGAACTCGATTACGAAGCACCATACCGCTTCATCATCACGGATAGCCTCCCGAAAGAGGTGCGAGAAAACGAGTCACTGGTTGTCGAGAAGGACGATGTGAGCATCTGTTATCTTCCGTTTTGGTTATTCCTGCTCATCTGCTAG